The following proteins are co-located in the Silene latifolia isolate original U9 population chromosome 1, ASM4854445v1, whole genome shotgun sequence genome:
- the LOC141609589 gene encoding histone H1-like produces the protein MAAATANKTVKKASAPKSSSKASPSHPPYIQMITEALVALKERTGSSHHAIVKHIEEEQKIKDLPSTFKKILSVQLKKFVANGKLVMVKKSFKLPPKTTSADKPKAAEKKAKKPAPAAAKTAKTTVSKPKAVALKAGQKVETKSKSLKAVKSPMKKKVAAVAKAKKPKSIKSPVKKVAAAAAAKVTTKKAKK, from the exons ATGGCTGCTGCTACTGCTAACAAGACCGTCAAGAAGGCTTCTGCTCCTAAATCATCCTCTAAGGCTTCTCCTTCTCATCCTCCTTACATTCAG ATGATAACAGAAGCACTGGTAGCATTGAAGGAGAGAACAGGATCAAGCCATCACGCAATCGTCAAACACATTGAAGAAGAGCAGAAAATCAAGGATCTTCCTTCAACCTTTAAGAAGATTCTCTCTGTCCAACTCAAGAAATTCGTCGCTAATGGAAAGCTAGTAATGGTCAAGAAATCCTTCAAACTTCCTCCTAAGACAACCTCCGCTGACAAGCCAAAAGCCGCTGAAAAGAAGGCCAAGAAGCCGGCACCTGCTGCTGCTAAAACTGCTAAGACTACTGTCTCAAAGCCGAAAGCAGTGGCGTTGAAAGCTGGACAGAAGGTAGAGACTAAGAGTAAGAGTTTGAAAGCGGTGAAGTCGCCGATGAAGAAGAAGGTGGCGGCTGTTGCCAAGGCAAAGAAGCCGAAAAGTATTAAGTCTCCTGTGAAGAAGGTGGCTGCAGCAGCAGCGGCTAAGGTTACTACTAAGAAGGCTAAGAAGTGA